The stretch of DNA CTGACTGCAGCTCCGCTGTCCTGCCGATCCCCTGCTCTCTGACTGCACCTCCGCTGCCCTGCCAATCCCCTGCTCTCTGACTGCATCTCCTCTGCCCTGCCGATCCCCTGCTCTCTGACTGCACCTCCTCTGCCCTGGCAATCCCCTGCTCTCACTGCACATTCACTTCTTTGCGGACCCCCTGCTCTTTAACTATACCTCTACTTAAATGCAGATTCCCTGCTTGGTGTCGGCACCTCCACTTCCCTGCTGAtcttttttcttaattattttccCTATGCAGTTGGCTCTCCTATCTCGGTGAATCTGCAGCATGTTGCTCAGTTTTTCTTTCCTTTGACACTTTGCTCTCTTTGAATAGTTTGCACACGCCCTGGGCAACTTTGTGAAGTCGCAGCAAATTACCGACCTTAAGGTGTGGACAAGTCACATGAAACGCACCATCCAGACGGCAGAAGCTTTAGGTGTTCCCTATGAGCAGTGGAAGGCTCTGAATGAGATCGATGCTGTAAGACTAGGCTTTTCCATCCTGCGGGCCTTTGGTTGTATCCTATCATAAGTTTCATTGGGTTGGTCCATGTTACAGAGCATGGTAGAGGATTCCTGCACTGTTGTCTCTGTGCTTTCATATGTCCCCTTAAACATTTCTTACCATGGGTCATTCCAAAGCAATGGCATTTGAGGGTACACTGTTGTACTAGTAAGGTTATGCCAGCTCAGTGAAAGAGGGAGACTTATGGTTAGTGTAGAACTGCATATATTTACGTGTTCCACGTGTGATGCAGTTTTTATGTACTAGAATGTTACCATATGTAATGAAATGCAACATCCCTTTTTTATAAAAGATAATATATATGTACATGGTGCATTGATAACGATCAGTTAATGGTTTCCTGTTTGTCTCTCCTTCAGGGGGTGTGTGAGGAAATGACATATGAGGAAATACAAGAGAGGTTCCCAGAGGAGTTTGCCCTAAGAGACCAGGACAAGTATCGGTACAGATACCCCAAAGGAGAGGTGAGTTGGTTCTACTTAGTAAGTCAGGGCAGTTTGTTGGCCAAGTGATTTGCAGCTTGGTGTGGGGAAGGAGGAGTGGGCTTATGATGCTTTATGGCAATTCAGTTGTTCTGGCAGGACCAGCAGATATGAGATGTGTTCTtatatctgccattttttttcctgcagtccTATGAGGACCTTGTACAGAGGCTGGAACCTGTCATAATGGAGCTAGAACGGCAGGAGAACGTGCTGGTCGTCTGTCATCAAGCGGTCATGCGCTGCCTGCTGGCCTACTTCCTGGACAAGAGTGCAGGTAAGCAGACAAGGCATTGCATCATTTGCTGCAGATGGACCTGGGTTTCCttaatttttatgatttattcTCCCCCACCTGCAGAGCAACTTCCGTACCTGAAATGTCCCCTCCACACAGTGCTGAAACTAACCCCTGTGGCATATGGTGAGTGTCTCCAGGTAACCGCACCCCCGTGCATCCAAATGGCTAGCTATGAAAGCCTGGGACAACGGCATCCCTAATGGTCCATCCCAACTAGTGCCCCATGTTACACAGCCACTTATTTGTACCAAATATGTTACCCAGAAATCCGAAGCCTCGAATGCCCTCTTTccaaagcagagcaacatcagaacacttcctTCTGAAAGCATGTAtttgtacagttacaggaactgaccagcaggtggtgctgtggTTACAAAATTCTTTATATTGGCAGTTGATAACTTAgctttaaaagtgaaaaaaattatgaatctaaattgcaaaagtgcttagaaaaacaCTCTAAACATTATTACATGTTTTTTCACGGtgtatttattctttaaaatTAGCTCTCAAGGTTGCTGGACCATATAACTAAGGGCTACTGTGTGCTGGGTGTTCAGTCACCCCTGGGGACCACAAGGTTAAAAGAGTTTCTAAATCAATTGTCCCACTAAGCAAACCTATATTGTCCTTACTACAGGGAAATAGGCCTGATGCCACCAGTGAGGCTGTTACTATAGCTCTGCCCTTTCTACTTTTATGCTTCTAGTGCTGTtgctataacttttttttttttttcccttttgctttCAGGTTGTAAAGTAGAATCCATCTATCTGAATATAGAGGCAGTGAACACTCACAGGGAAAAGCCATTTGTAAGTACTGATTGTTAGCGGTGAATGTCCTTTTGTTTACCTTGGTGATGGTTTTTTCTTGTTAAATTTTATCTTAGTCTGCCCCATAAATAAGggttccattaacttttatgaaaaGGAATCGGCTGGCATATATTATGTTGACCGTGCCACACAATTGCTGAGGTGGCCCTAAATGCCCTTCACTTTGGTGTAAGTATCACCTTATGGCTAATATGAGATTTGCACCTCACAGCACAGGATTGTTTTCCTAAATATTTTTGGTGAACCTTTCTAATGGGCCATGGATATagccccagactggcaatctgtggttctggcaattgccagaggggctactataagatgccatagatagtcactatttagtgaacTGTTGGgggctattttgaatcctagtccagacctaTCTGGATACATACAGTGGTAAGCAGGTACAACATACATACTCTGCCTGGTTTCTATTGGAAAGGATATATGGCATTCTGATAGCATctcttattatatataatatactgtacatactaatacatattatgcttgtttactttaaaagaataaatataatcGCCACTCTCTGGTCTGTTTCAGAATGTTGATGTTTCCCGTGACCCAGAGGAAGCTTTGGACACTGTGCCCGAACATTTTTAACTGTAaagttttttgtatatttttaattttgttttagagTTGCTCCAATCAGATTGATTTTTAACATGAGGGAAGTGTCAGTGGCTAATGAGGCGCCAAACTGGGAATGCAGTAAGGATGTACAATGGAGGGAATGGCTAGtggggttaatttttttttttttttttgcctgtggcTACTATTCCCCCATATAGGCAGAGCCCCAGTTATGCTTTATTGGAAGGTAGCTAAAAGGTAGTTCTCAGGCCCACTAGTGATTTGTTTGTATATTTAGTAATTGGGTCTGTTTATTTTTAATCATGTTTAGTgactttaatataattttataaactCTGGTATCTGGAGGACAGTCAGATGTTAGTGTCCCTGTGGTACATTTAGTCACCTCCTTTTTAGGAGGATGCAGGGTGCAATTTATCCATCACTGGAGCAGGAGTTGTGCTGCTAGAATATGAATGAATGGGCTCAGTGGAAATTAAAAGGAAAGCAGCACAAAGGGCTTTTTGCAAAGaaatagtattttattaaaacatgaaaatgaaCTTCTCTTCCTGACAATAAGTAGTCTGAGCTGAGACTCCCTGCAGTGCTTGGAAAAGCAACAGCAAGCATATGGCATTTTAGCTGAACCAGCAGTTATTGTGAACAGAACGTTCAAGTTTAACTGTCACTTTAAGACATCAGTGTTGCAGAACAAAGTCCAAATCTCCTGGAGATGTGTAACCACTTGAAATAAAAACAGCCCATGAAATGATGTTCGGGGATGTTGATTTATTATTAAGTCCTTAGTTTCTGAAGAACAGACTCTCGCTCCTTCCTGCCATATTGCACATCCTGTGCAAGAAGAATTATTCACTATTGTTTCAGCGTGCAGCCACCTGTGTCTGTTCCTGAGCATCTTTGTACTGGGTTGTCCACGATTTGGGGTCTTTCTGCTGAATCTGGAAACAAAGGCATAAATGTGTTAAAGGTTGAGGATAACTGGTTGGCTAATGCTATTTCATCAGAACAGTGACGTGGATTTATCCTGTGTGCACCATTGCAACAGGCTAAGGGCTTTTGGCTCTGTGTCTACAGCTGTTTCTATAGGTTTGCAGTTTGTgttaaactgcattaaaatgcaatgtTTAATATAGTTTTGCCTATTGGCTCTTTAGGCAAAAATTCAAGACCGCAAACTGTCCTATTTTGGTCAAACAGCATGGGCTGGTCAGAGGTACCCGCATATTTATTGACAATACCAAAATAGCACATAAGATCTTTACCTTGGAGACGAATTCCAGCACTTGCATTTTGGAGGTTTCTTTAAAAGCTCTCTGACCCCAGCGGAATTCATACTCTACAGGATCCGTGTGCAGGACTTTGCTGTATTCTAAATATCTAAAGAGGTAACATTCAGGGGTTAAACAAAAGTTGCATTTAGGCATAAGTAGGCTACAGATATAATCTAGGGAcagccaccctgctatagttccatgaATAAGACAACTTAAGTATTCTATCCCATATCCCACCCTAATAGGGGTTCAGCCTAGGTCTCCACccttacaatataaaaaaaatgctgttaaaggggaacttacaGCATGTATCAGACCAAAATTTCTACATGGGATTATTCAGTAAAATAATAGGGCTAGTTGCTATAAACTGGCAGAGGAATAAATACATCAGGCTTTAAGTAATCCCAGGAAACAGGGTAAGCTTTTTATTCAGAAATTCTATAAATATTTGGTATCAGCATGTATGGCTGGCTAATATTTTACATGTGCATACTTCTGCTTCACAAATTCCTCTGTGATGAGCTTCTTCACATCCCCAAAGTCAGAGTGCTTCTCTCTTGGGTAAAAAGAAACACCATTGAAATTACTGAAAGCTTTGTACAGTGACAGTGAGAGTACTTATGAGACACACATACGCTGGCTCAATACGCAGGCGCCTTAGCATTTCCCAAACTGCAGctgccatgaaaaaaaaaaaaaagcacaattagtGAGCAGTTTGTAACACATGGCAATGTAACCAAAAGGAACTGCCAAATTTCTACTCTCAACACTTCTGCTAAGGAATTCAAAGCATCCACCAGTTGTGTTGCCTCTGTATTGTGTCATTTAAGTATGTATGTAATAAAGACAATGCCTTGATATAATTCAGATAAGGAATAATGGGTTTTCGGTCTGTTCTACTCGAGAGTCTATTTTCCAATTGTAATACTAGGGAATTTTGAACACTGCTATGCTCGGGTGGAAAACAAAGGTGGTCACAAAATGACCATCCCTTCTCTATATATAAGTGGGAGCTACTGTTTAATATATTCTCTAAGCTCAATGCAGCAGCACCTTGGATGGTTGTTTCCAAGGGTAATGTAAAGAATGCTCTCTTATGTAAGCAATATTCCAGCTGCAAGTGCACAATACTCTGTACAGTTTCATATTGCTACATGCTAAATTAAAATATGCTACAAGACTACTATTTACACATTATATGCTCTGCCTACATAACAGCTGGCTAACTTGCCTCTGTACATCTGTCAGAATACAAGTGGGATTCTTCTATGCCTGGAAATATTTTTGTGAGGATTATAATTTGTAATTGCAGGCAGTGCACTTACACTCTTTAGCCGTATTGCCCTTCATGAAGATGAGACTCAGTATAACCATAAGCAGACCCAGCTTGGATGTGTTCTCAtccctaaaataaataaaaatcaaaagtTTAAATAACCTGTGAAATATCAGTGATGTCAGTTATTTTGTCTCCCTAAATTCCCTTTTCAAATCATCCTATAGGAAACAATGGTATTAGCCCAGGTCTTAGCGGttataaaattaaatgttttcagCAAAATTCAACCATCTTTCCCATGCTCTccactttataaataggcccctaaaatCACAAATAACTGCAAAGGCAACCCCTTACACTCTCATGCCGTCTCCTTGTACCCGCTGCAGCTTGTTGGTAAGGATGTAGATGTGGCTCTTTGTGTCGATTTCCTCCAGCTGGAAGCCAAACACCTATGGGGTTGCAGGGAAGGAAATAACAGTGGATAATACAGTTCATTCAGGCTAAATTACTGATCTACGTGCCCAGTGCAAGAGTGTGTATCCATGGGAGTTTGTATATGCATTTACACAGGGTGAACACAAAGTTTATGCAGATTACATAACCAGAGTGGGGACGGACTGCAGTCTCAGTAGAAACGTGGCACCCTTGTTGGACACAAAGATGTGTCCCTAATGCCAGCTGATACCAGTGGATAGATGGCATACTTTTCCTACAGGTCCCTTCAATAAGAATCCCTGTTCTAATCAAGATGAAGATTgaccgacaaaaaaaaaaaaagtctgtcacaTTTAATGGTTTTCCTAGTCGGCACTGCTCATTTCACTGTGAAGTCCAATCCAGCTGCACTCAGACTCTGCTTATATTGCTCTGGTATAAAGGGTACACCAACACTACTATGCTTTAGGGAAGATAACCAAAATgcttttagttgccctttaaacaggTTTAACATTGCTCAGTTCTATGCAATCAATAATTTGGGTGGAATATTTATTAGCATAACTACCTAAAACCCCTCCAACACAACAGCTGGGCCAATTCACAAAGCTGCGCAACTCACCTGTTGCAGAGCGATCTGCGCACGGCGAAAAATTTCAGGATAAATGTCCTTGTATTCCTTCACCACGTTTCTCACAATATCTAAACAGCAGGGTTTGACAAAATGACTAAATTGCCATCACAAACAAGAGTAATGTACAACTTCAACAAGTGTTCATTTTCTTGTGCCAATGTCACTTCTTGGGCCAATGTCACAAGTTATAGTGCCACAGATTTTGCAGtaaattacagaaattatacatcattcttaTCAATCCCTGGCcccagtaaagcttacaatcaattatggtcaattttattaggagccaataaacctgcctgtatgttattgGCGTTCACTCTGGCGAGAATCAAATTTAGGACCGCACTGCTACAAAGCAGTTCTAACCACCGTGCCACTGTATACACTATATGCCATCATTTGTTCATGTTTAAGCACTCTAAACCTTGTTATTTAAAGCTCACTATAAATAACCTGTGTGTAGCTTCCAGAAATACCTAGGATGGCAAATATGCACATACATGTAAGGCCATAAACTGTGGGGTTTTTAATTATGTTAATTTGTGGTGCGTATGGCCACCGTAACAGTGCTATAGGTTTAGTCATGTCATTATCAAGGCAAacaaactggcaaaaaaaaaaaatatacagtatatataccctctattagcctgcacctacAAGCGGGCAAACAATTTGATAGGTGCCGTTTATATATCGAGTCCTAAACATGACCTGTTTAGGACAAAAAATGCATATTTGGATTTGCCTTAGTATATAGCATATTAGGAGTAATATTAGTATATAGCAAACAAAAACACAGACATCTCTAAATTCATACTTTCTACTTTAGTCCTTCCCAACAGAAATACCTTAAAGGACCATCTATAATAAAACCCAACTGAACAAAATGAGCAAGGCACAGATTGACCCACCTGCCCGCTTTATAGGGAGCTTCTTCTGATCTTTTATCAACAGGTACTGTACTACTTCACCCACCTAGGGGGGGAAATAAAATCTCATTAAAGAGGCGATTTTAATCCAGTGCTAACAGGAGTATCACTTAGAAAAGATTTTACGATACTGGGAAAAGTGTACTTTGGCACCAAAGTCAGGCCGATAAGGGCGTTTAGTCCACCAGATAGAAGTGTGCTATAAGTGACAGCTGTTGATTGTTTCTAAGTATGGCTCTTTAGATGCCCGATTACCCTGAGCAGCTTCATGCACTATATTAATGTCACCACTAAACATCTGCAATATGGAACATCCCATCACACAAGAAGAGACAATGGTACAGAGACTCTGACCTGCCTGCAGAATATCCCCCCCCCGCCTTGAGAAACAAGAAAATTTAGGTCATCATTCCCTGACCAAGAATACCTTCAGGTTAATTTGCTCCTGTGAATGATTCTGAAGGTTTCTCTGAGCCTGCGATAAGGACTGTGTCTGCATTATAGACTCGTTCTCCATATCCACATCTTCTGCCTGGATTGggtaaaatatagaaaattaagGGACTCTGTAATGAAGTGGTAAAGAATAAACACTTTAAAATACAGTTATAGCATGATAGTTTGCCCTTTACAGTGGCACCAACAAATCTTAATCTTTATTCTcggctacagaaaaaaaaagtgttgtttaCCAAATGACCTTACCAACCAGAGAGTGATTTGgataagagacaggaatatgaatagaagagagcctgaacagaaagataagcaataaaaagtaacaataacaacacagttatagtctcacagagcagtatattttttggttgttggggtcagtgatccccaattaaaagctggaaagactcAGAGGAAGGCAGCaaatagaccaattgaaaagtttcttagaatcggccattctatgacatactaaaaaaagttaacttaaagatttAAAATCTGGTTATTCACAGGGCAATAAAAGCCCTGTTGACCAAGTTGGCAGATTATTGTAGAGCTCTGTATAACATTGCCTCTATATAACAATGCtcacaatatttttgttgttttgatcACTGAATTACTATAAATCAGACCCTCTGGTTATCTTCTCCAGACAAAAGCTGTGTGGTGCTCTCCAGGGCAGGAAAGCCATGACCCTCAGGGTCTCCTGCGCATTATACTGCAGAGCAGAGTTCCTGTGCGGTGTGTTATAAACAGCCAAGGAAGAGTCTCACCCAAGGCCGCTCTGTGCACACCAATGTGAGGACAGCTGGATTTGAACCCACAAGTAGCCTTCAGTGTTACTAGCTACTAAACCCCTACGCTATCTCTCCACAGTGCTAAAGAATAGACACTGACGCTGCTTTTGTTTATTCCCCACATTAGCATTAAGTTAATCTGCATAGGAAGTGTTTTCTCTCTCTAAATGTATGTGTATTCCAAAGAGCAGCACAGTCATACATCTCCTTCACAAAGAAACCAGACATTAATATCAAAGTGTGGCCACAAGTCTGCATGGCAAAATAGTCATACAATATAATACGCAAAGGCTGAATTATTGTTTTACAAGGCTGAACAACAATGTTTAGTAAAGAGAAGGATATATTCCTAGGCTAATGCCATACGGGGCTTActgtcagcctgcagataaacgcaggccaGGAATCAGCCCCTCAGTTTGCATCAGCTTTCTCCTGTGCTTACGCTGGACCTGGTGCAGGCAGATTTCAGAGCTAAAATGCACGTGTTTTCTGGTGTCAATTCTGCTCTGTGCGACTCAACCCCGTCTGGCAATAGCCTAAGTGTCTACATTCTTTACCCTACACCCCATACTGCATGGCAACTACCTCATAACCAAATGCACGCAACTCAC from Xenopus tropicalis strain Nigerian chromosome 8, UCB_Xtro_10.0, whole genome shotgun sequence encodes:
- the nsmce3 gene encoding NSE3 homolog, SMC5-SMC6 complex component, giving the protein MENESIMQTQSLSQAQRNLQNHSQEQINLKVGEVVQYLLIKDQKKLPIKRADIVRNVVKEYKDIYPEIFRRAQIALQQVFGFQLEEIDTKSHIYILTNKLQRVQGDGMRVDENTSKLGLLMVILSLIFMKGNTAKESAVWEMLRRLRIEPAEKHSDFGDVKKLITEEFVKQKYLEYSKVLHTDPVEYEFRWGQRAFKETSKMQVLEFVSKIQQKDPKSWTTQYKDAQEQTQVAAR
- the nsmce3 gene encoding NSE3 homolog, SMC5-SMC6 complex component isoform X1; the encoded protein is MSQQRRRGRPSLLRDTSHLQAEDVDMENESIMQTQSLSQAQRNLQNHSQEQINLKVGEVVQYLLIKDQKKLPIKRADIVRNVVKEYKDIYPEIFRRAQIALQQVFGFQLEEIDTKSHIYILTNKLQRVQGDGMRVDENTSKLGLLMVILSLIFMKGNTAKESAVWEMLRRLRIEPAEKHSDFGDVKKLITEEFVKQKYLEYSKVLHTDPVEYEFRWGQRAFKETSKMQVLEFVSKIQQKDPKSWTTQYKDAQEQTQVAAR